Within the Telopea speciosissima isolate NSW1024214 ecotype Mountain lineage chromosome 4, Tspe_v1, whole genome shotgun sequence genome, the region agaatccatggaggtaggtgggctctagcttgagttgatcgtctctGAATCCAAACTAgcggtaggcttccagtgagagtacGTCCATGGacgcccctgtatctatcaacaccctatgcactggtcgattggctatctccacctgtactaccagggcatcctcatgtggaaagcttataccttccaagtctgcatccgagaaggagatcaccgtcttgGTCTTTgttatcttgcttggcttctctgctactcccacgaacctggcatgggctttggccttcctcgGTGATTCTTGCCCCTACCCTCCAaatatggtgaggatgggggctccttAGTGCCACTGGGCTCTGCTATATCTCTCCTCTTGTTAGTGCGATCTATTTCTCTGTCTCAATCcgtccttctttcttcccttcttggctcctctctttctcgatcTCGACCTCagtctccttggcccgaacggccaTTGCGTCTTCCCTTCACGTATTTATCCAAGCTCCCTGCTCTCACAAGgctttctatctccctcttcagttggtaatagtcttctgtgtcatgcccgttgtccttgtggaagagacaatactcGTTAGGGTTGCGCTTCTTaggtcctgctagcataggtcgtggccatcgaactaggtcacggtcttgtatctgcatgaggatctgtgacCTGGTGGTATTGAGGGGTGTAAACTCTGGGCTGCTTGCTCTCTCACCCCTCTCTAATCGACAATCACTTCTTCCAAACGGGCgatcgcccttctcttgtcgacacttggtcctcgacctcttactttctttgtgGTCATCGGGTGCTAACCTCTTGCTATCCTGTGGTTTGGCTTCAATTGCCTTCTTCCGAGCTTGTAGTACTTCAACCATGTTGGTGAACTCATTACATCGCtctaggagctctttcatagtcctggtctcatgacgtgccaggtccttgatgagCTCCAAgtctctgatgcccccagccaaggctgcatgctgggtctggtcgtctaggTCTCTGACTTCTAAGGACTCCTTAGTGAACCTGCTGATGTACTCCCTGatggactccccagggttttgtaccacgttcagtagattgaccgtggtcttcttttgcttgatgttgctctggaagcgggtcatgaactgttcgcatagcttcGCAAATGACCCAATCGGCGGTGGTCGTAgtctggaaaaccatgaggttgcTGCACCCttaagggatgcagggaatgctcgacaggataccacgtctaATCCaccatatagggtcatcatcccgttgAAGTAATtaatgtggtcattagggtccgtggtaccactatagagttcaaaggtgggtaacctgaacctggatggcagCGAGGCGGATATGATCTCCTCtaagaatgggtgttgtccagggaccgagtgtgtctcacccttggtctgcttcttcaacccttctagTTTTTCGTTCAGCTCccggagtctcttgtctagctcctCATCCCACGACTGTACTCCACATTTGGCTAGTTGTTCACTGCGACCTTATTCGTGTCCTCTCCTTGATGTTCCTTCCCGCCTTGACTGGTGAcgagatggtgaagggtcacaTCGCGATGAATCTTGTCGGGAATGCGAGGGGCTTTCTTGGTGGTAAGTCTGGCTTGGCTTTGGTACATAACTTCCTCCTAGTCACCCATCGAACACTGACCTCCGgatggacccttcagggttGGGTATCACGGATCTGTgtgatcggtgtgatggtgttctcccctgATCTAACCATGCTGGAAGGTCCACCTCTCTCCTTGgaggttgggaaggctctcccTGCTacctggtgtgcctctctgacctatcacccctgggaggtaaCCTCTCAGGGCTCTGCTCCTGTCGAGGGTCTGTCCTACGACTGTGGGATGTtgcacgctgcctcaggtagtcgcggaagagttgttggtcatGGAGGATCTGGCGCTGCAAGTCGTTGATCTGATCCACAGTTGCTGGTGCGTTGGGATCAGGTATTGGCTCCGCGGTGGCGGCTTCAATGGCTACTTCGGGGTTGAGGTTAACACCCCCAACCTGTTGGTTctctgggatctccctctcctgagagacatggtcagtggctctgggacgtgagctctctggaagaggtgatccattcccctccctcggggcattgttggtggagggagcggtcttctagCCTCGAGGTGCCATGATTGAACagttatggaaacaagctagtaggtacgatggctagcgtcgttcccacagacaacgccaatctgttgcatcagaAAATCGTTCAATGGTCCTTTCAAGTgttgtaacctgcaaaagaaccaggggatgacaaaagagaaccggtgtggttccgacctaggactctctaatgcctaagttagatctctttgagcaaacagatgaatagtagaattcaagatgggttgagagGGTGgattaccttcccttttatagtagagcatggcggtgtggagagtcccagttgatgtagagtgtccttcgtaggtgatagagtccttgagtagcagggctcatccttgattggttgtcttcacGTGAAACGTGGTGTCACGATAGACTTGGTAATCGTCTCcctgagagacgtagtgtcatgatagacttggtattcttgatggatagacctatctacgtggtagatgaggttcttGGTACATGAGTCCATTCTGACTACGTGACTGATAGGcgatggcctagagtcctttgTGATGCGGCCTGTCTTGGTgatgtcttgttgatggtggtgatcgccgtgttcgagggagaccgCGCCCAAAGGAGTTGtcgcccaagggggttggcccccgagggaggtccacgccccaagggggttggtgccccaagggaggtccacgccccaagggggttggtgCCCAAGGGTGGCGCACCTAAGGGGGTTGTCGCCCGTGGGTGTTGGTAGTCGGCGCCTGCGGTTGGTCCTTCACTGGCTCTGTCTTGGCCTACTTCCTTGGGCCGGGACACATGGCGACCTCtaattggttggtgtgaatttagGTTCATCAGAATGGTTCCATTATTGTTATTGTTTGATTATGTTCAGGTCCAATATATATTAAAAACCAATAAAACTGGATTGAATTGAATCGAcggtttgacacccctagaacTCTAGCAGCATCCCACCTCTAGTGCTGCAGCCAGAATTTCGGCCATTAAAAGGGGCTACAATCTGGTTTGATCGTAGCCGAATCTTATCTGGAATCGCTCGAATGGTAATAACCCAATCTGGTTTCTTTTGTGTCTTGATTCTCGAACCGTGGACGTGTATTCCGTCGTTTGCCTTTTGCATTTGGATCTTCTGCGGCTTGGGGTTGAGCGACCATCGTGCTGCGCTCAATTCCCAGGCCGCTACGTCGGATTCCATATGCCGCTCAACCCCGAGTGGTAGAGGATTTAAATCCTTGCTTTTCCTGCTACCGGTTtaaacaaagagagagacaggggggggggggggacaatcATGGACCACATGCGAACACGTACACGAGGACTGAGCAGTGGTAGAGAAGGGAGAAAGGATAAGGTAGCTAAGGTTAAAAATGTTtgatttaagttgtttttaggCTGAATTGTTATGTTCAGTTACGGGAAACGAAGGCAAATTAATCATCGAAATActggagagagagtgagagagagggatGAACGAAATTAAAGCAAGAAAACAAAACCTTCGaacttcaaaatcaaaactgcGAGAGGAAAATTATGCTGGGTTTTGGGGCAGCTCCAGCTCCTCCGGCTCCACCTCCTTCTTTCCTAAGGTTTATAAGGTTTATAACCACTCCGTATTGGCCTCATAGATATGGCAGAACCTTCTGTAGCTGTAAAAACTACCGCTGCCGCAACACTGCAACATTCGTGTGCCATGTTGAtggtactactactactactactaattATAATAATAGAAATGGTGGCCATCCCAACAACACCAAGAGGAAGCTGCGGACTACTACCAGAGCAACCTGCAGTAGCCTCAATCAGCCAATCGCCCTTATTATAGTGGCGGTGATGGTCTTCTCCACGGCGGCCGCAACTGCAACAAAACCACCACCATCACAACCACCATCTGAGGAGACACTGTCGAACATCCCACAGATGCTTTCGGGTGAGTGTGCTTCTCCCATCGACTGCAAGAAGGCCAGGATCCAACGCCCAAAATCAAGGAAGGCTGAATCTTGCACCATCAAGTGTGTCACCACTTGCATTCGAGGTGGTGCTGGCTCGCCTGGCGAGGGTCCCCTCAACGCCAGAAGGTATTTATACATGCATTGAATCACCATTGAAGCCATAAACATAGCCATGTTCaatctttcctttgttttgcagGCCTCTTGTGGTCTTCAAGCAAGGGTTTCGAAGCCGTCATTACTGGTATATGTTTTGTCTCTAAATTCTCAATGCATCAGCTTCATCTTCACCATTATTTAGAGATTTCACTTTCCCATTTCAATCCAATGTCAAGCAactcaccatttttttttttttctttttcaaatcgATCTAACTAATTTGGCTATTTTGTTATCCCCGTTATGTTTTCTGCAGCCTGGTTGAGTGCTCTGACATCTGTAATCTAATCAAAGATGGTGAAGATGGACCCTGAATTTGATTCCTTTAAGCATGCATTTATTGTCAATTTTTACAAATGATTTTGTTCTTAATTTGAATTAAAGCTTTTCAGATGCTCCAAAGGACAATATTTGTTGAACTGATTGGAAAGAATCTGCTATAAGGGGATTTAAAACTTGATATCGGAGGTCGGATTATTGGCATACTGTTTATTAAGGCAGCGTTTTTTATGCAGtctggaatgcattctaagttgattttgtGAGCGGGGAATATTCACGTACGTGAGCATACGTGAATGATTCACAGTTggtcagatggaatccaatctgtgagaatgttccatctgaacggttgTGAGTCATTCACATACGCccacgtacgtgaacattcaccgAACTCATTGATTTTGcactcggatgataaaaatagttgtttttatcgtccgagaatgcaaaatcgacctagaatgcataccaaccACTGTTTGTCATGCCAGATGCTAGAGGAGTTGCCATGATCTCATTATAACAAGTATTGATAAAGTTTTTTATGACAAAGATTCCCTTAGGACCTATAAGAGTGTTTCTGTCCATAGATATCCCATG harbors:
- the LOC122659282 gene encoding uncharacterized protein LOC122659282 produces the protein MLGFGAAPAPPAPPPSFLRFIRFITTPYWPHRYGRTFCSCKNYRCRNTATFVCHVDGTTTTTTNYNNRNGGHPNNTKRKLRTTTRATCSSLNQPIALIIVAVMVFSTAAATATKPPPSQPPSEETLSNIPQMLSGECASPIDCKKARIQRPKSRKAESCTIKCVTTCIRGGAGSPGEGPLNARRPLVVFKQGFRSRHYCLVECSDICNLIKDGEDGP